The Mucilaginibacter terrae region TACATCGGCAGCCGCGTATGGCGGCAAATTGCGGCGGCAGAACCTATAGACTTTTACCCGCTGATGCGTCCCTTCGCTCTCGGGCTGGCGATCCTGTTATTTCCCACGGTCATCGCAATCATCAACGGCATCATGCAGCCTACCGTAAATGCGACGGGCGGAATGGTGCAAAACTCAGATGCAGCGATTGCCGCCTTATTAAAAGCCAAACAGGAAGCCGTTGAGAAGACAGATACGTGGCAAATGTACGTTGGGCCTGACGGTGATGGTGACCGGGATAAATGGTACAAGTATACCCATCCTGAAGACAAAGATGGCAGTGGTGAAGGTGTATTAGCAAGCGTTGGAAATGATATGAAATTCGCTATGGCTAAAGCGTCCTATAACTTTCGTAATACCGTGAAGCAATGGATGTCAGAGGTACTACAGGTATTGTATGAAGCCGCAGCACTATGTATCAACACTATTCGTACGTTTTACCTGATCATTCTGGCTATCCTCGGGCCGATCGTTTTTGGGCTTGCGGTATTTGACGGTTTTCAAAGCACGTTAACGGTGTGGCTGGCTAAATACATCAATGTATTCCTATGGTTACCAGTCGCGAATATATTCGGTGCCATTATCGGTAAAGTGCAGGAAAATATGCTCAAACTGGATATTTCACAAGTACAATCAGCGGGTGATACCTTTTTTAGTTCGACTGATACGGCTTACCTCATTTTCCTGATCATTGGGATCATAGGCTACTTCACGGTTCCGAGCGTAGCCAATTACATTGTCAATGCAGGCAGCGGCCATGGGCTTTTACAAAAAGTAAATGCACTGGTCATCACCAGTTCCAATGCCACCGTGGCGGCTGGTTCTCAAGTGGGAGAACGAATGGTCAACGGCGCAATTAATTTAAGCAATGCACCAGGCGACTTTATGAGCGGCTGGAACAATGCGGGTCAGGAAAATAAGTCACAGCCCGCTAACCATCAGGCAGCTCGCATCAACGGAAATTAAGTAGTTCACCATAAAATTCGTAGCCATGTTTACACACCTAAAGAATATTGAAACTGCCTTCCGGCATGTGAAGTTGTTCAGTTACTTCCTGATAGCGGCCTGCACGATCATCTCCTGCTTTGCCCTTTATAAAAGTTACCAGGCAGCAGACCTCGCCAGCAGGCATATTTACATATTAGCGAACGGCAAAGCTTTAGAAGCCTTCGCCGCAGACCGCAAAGATAACATCCCGGTTGAGGCACGGGATCACATCAAAATGTTTCATCACTACTTTTTCACGCTTGACCCTGATGAAAAAGTGATCAATGCCAACATCGGAAAGGCATTGTACCTGGCCGATGAAAGCGCCAAAAATCAGTACAACGATCTTAAGGAAAAAAGCTATTACAACAACTTGATTTCCGGCAACATCAGCCAACAGGTTGTGGTGGACAGCATTCAACTCGACATTGATAAGTACCCTTATTACTTTAAATGCTTTGCTACGCAAAAGCTGATCCGCGCAACATCAACCATTAACCGCAGTCTGGTTACCCAGGGTTATCTCCGAAACGTGGCGCGTTCAGATAACAACCCGCACGGATTCCTGATTCAGCATTGGGAAACATTAGCCAACAGGGATACTACCCTTCAACATCAATAGCCATGAAAACACAAAGTAACGATAATAGCTCATCCACTCCGATGAACGACCGAATAGCGAAAGTGGTCTCGGAATTTATTGTAAGTTTTCAGGCTAAGTTAGCAGCGTCAATCGGCCAACGGTTCAATGCTTATAGCGCCGGTAAGCAAAAGGTCCTGCTGGTGAGTGTCGTGGCGATCATAACGGTCATATTGTTAGCAGGACTTTTTACCAATTCCTATACAATACCGGCCCTTCATCAATCCTATAAACCCGCAACACATATCGGTATGGCATCCGACGTCAATCTCTCTGGAAGAAGGGATGCACAATTAACAGATTCACTAACTAAAAAATGATTAGATCATGGAAGCAACACTCAAACAAGGCAATTTGCCTGCACACGCTCCTGAATTTCTTAAAGAGCGTAAATTCTTAATGATGATACCAGTATTGATCTTTCCTTTTCTGACGATGGCCTTTTGGGCGTTGGGTGGCGGACGGAACAGTAGCCATATGACCGGCGAACAGACGGCGGTCAAAGGGCTGAACACTACTTTACCTCAAGCTAAATTTAAAAATGGTAGTGATCAGGATAAAATGGGTGTCTATCAAACATCTGCGAAGAACTCAGACAGTTCCGCCGCGGGCAGCGTAAGCCAAAACTTCGTTAGTTCGATGGGCTTTGCTGAACAGCAGGCTTCACAAGGAGAACTGCAAAACACCTCTTCGTTACCAGGCGAACTGGCGGCGAACGATCCTAATGAAGCCAAAATTCAGGCGAAACTTGCGCAAATCAATACGCAGCTCAATCAGTCTTCGTCACCGGTACAAACGGGCGGTTATGAGCCGCAGCCAAATTCCGGTGCAGCCGTTAAGCGACTGCAAATGATGATGGCTTCCATGAACAGCGGCAGTGCTGAAGACCCGGAAATGAAACAGCTCAGCCGCATGCTTCAGCAGATCAATGATATTCAAAATCCCGGCAACTCCGATAACGTCCTTCGCGCCCGCTCCCTAAAAAATCGTAACCGTGTCTATGCGGTAACTGCCGTAAGCGATGATAGCGACGAATATGGTGAAGGGCCCAACGTTAGGTATGCAAGCAATAAAACCGCTCAGGGTGAAAATGCGGAAGGGAATACCATTCAAGCCGTGATTCACGAGGATCAAACGTTGGTCAGCGGCGCGGTGGTTAAACTGCGGCTGTTGGACGGGATTTATGTTAAAGGCAAAATGATTCCTAAAGGCAGCTTCGTTTACGGCACTTGTGCCCTGAACAACGAACGCTTGGAAATCAAGATTGCCAGTATACGCTACCTGAATAACATCTTGCCGGTCGCACTCACTGTGTATGACCTGGATGGTCTGGAAGGTTTATATGTGCCTGGGTCCATCAGCCGCGACGCTGCTAAGAACGGAATGGGCAACGCCGTTAGCTCCATGCAGCTGATGACCATGGATCAATCGTTAGGCGCACAAGCAGCCGGGGCCGGTATTGAAGCCGCTAAAGGGCTGTTCGGCAAAAAGGTAAAACAGATTAAGGTCAAAGTCAAAGCCGGATATGAAGTTCTGCTTAAGGACAACAATGACCGCGATAATTAAGGAGGTAATATGAAAAGATTAACAGTTATATTTTTCCTTGCGTTGATAGGGAAAATAGCGTTTGCACAGGACACAGCCTATGTAAGCCACGACAAGGCAACAGCATTATTTTTTCAAGGGCCAGTTAAAGTGCTCGGCAGCCAAAGCAGCAAGTACGTAATTACGGACAAAGGCAATGGGGTGTTAACGATCAAAGCAGTCGCGTCGAATTTTAAAAATGTTACGCTTAGTGTTCAGGATCAAAGCACCAAAAAGGTCTACAGCATCCCGGTAGCTTATTCTTATGGACGGGCAGGGCGACGGATTGGCTATGGTATGACGCTTGTACGTACACTTGTAAATAACAGGCCGGAAAATACCGAAGAGGTTATCGCGCAGCAATTGGCATCAGGAAAACGTGCTGATGTCGCAACCCATGAGAAAACGGGCGGTATCAAGGCCTGGATCAATAAAGTTTCACTTGCGGGTAACCGGATCTATTTGCGGCTTGATCTACGAAATCGCTCGAACCTGCCTTACGGGATTGATTTTGTCCGTTTCTATATTCGTGACCGCAAAACCGTGGACCGGATGGCTACCCACGAACAGGAGATCGTCCCGCTTTACAGCACTTTACGGAGCCGTACAGCTGTAGTCAAAGATCATGATGTTACCAAAGTATTTGCTTTTAAGCGGTTTTCGCTATCGGAGGACGAGGCGCTATTCATCGAGGTTTACGAGCGTTCGGGTAACCGGCACCTTTATTTACAAATCAGGCAAGATGATCTGGATGATATCAAAGTCCTTCCTGTACCATCACGGGCTGCGCTGACGCTGGCCGCTAATTAATAATCATTTAATTAACCATTTAATTCATACAGTTATGAAGACACAAAATTCAGAATTTTTAAAGAAAAGCCTTTTGAATTTAGGTTTTGGAGAAAAGGTAAATGCGGAACTTGACAAGGAAATGGAAGCGAAAACGCCGGAATTCAGGTTAGGCCTAAGCCACGAGTTCAATCAAAAGACCGTCGATTACACCCTTCATTTTAAAGCAGGCGACAACCAGGACATGTACTTTTTTAATAAGTTCGATGCGCATATCCGGCACGAAGACGCTGCAAAGGAGGTCAGCCAAACGTTTTTTATTAATAAAGGAAATGGCGTTACAGCTAAAGAAGCCTTCAACTTGATGGAGGGACGTTCTGTTCATAAACAGCTAACGAACCTGGAAAATCAAAAATATCAGGCCTGGCTAACGCTGGACGACCAAAATCTGACCGAAAGTGGCAATAAGAAGATCAAGCATTACCACGAGAATTACGGCTATGATATTGAAAAGGTCATTGCCGGAAAAGGTATCAAGGAACTGGAAGATCCAAAAGCAAAAGAAGATTTATATCGTTCTCTGAAAAAGGGCAATGCGCAGCAGATCACCGTTGCAACCGGTGAAGGCGAAAAAAAGTATTTCATTGCAGCTAACCCGCAGTTCAAAACCGTCGATCTTTACGACCATCAGATGAAGAAGATCAAGCGGGAAGAGCTGTTAGGTACAAGTGCCAAAGCAACAAAAAGCTTGAAGTCTCATGCGCAATCCTCGGAGGAGCTGCCAAAAAAAAAACAGTCGCGTAAAAGCAAAATGAGTGTTTAACATTTTTAGGCAACAGGTCATCATTGACCTGTTGCTATTTATCTAAAATACTCTATTATGAAAACATTAGATGAGGCACACAATGTATTATTAAGCGTATCAGACGAGCAATGGCTGAAACTCGTCGAGATGCTAACCTATGGCGTGTTAGAGCTGAATGCCCGCACGTTGGCAAAAGTGGAGATTATGTATAGTGTCGGCCATTACCCGGCGATGCATTTTCGTTTAACGACTATTTTAGATGATCCCACTGATGGTAACCCTTTACCACAAGTATCCGGATTCCGGTTTGCCTTCGACCAGGATATTGATGATGACGTATATATTGAACCCCTTAGTTCAGACGGCTATTGGGAAGACTATCTGGAAAAAGAAGGTATCACCCATGTGTTTGCGAGTAACGAAGTTGGAATCAGGAAGCTATATCGGTTCATCAACGAGGAACTGCATCTATGGGATGATGTGCCTTTTGCAGAAGTTGAAAAACCTGTAGAAGATACCTGGAGAACGTTGTTTGAGCTTAACCCGCTTCCTGATCAATGAAGTGCTTGTTGTATAAGTTGATGATATCTCGTTTGAGTTCCAACGGCAGATCATAACCCTCTTTCCATATTAGCTTGCCTGTAGGCACCTCACCCAGAGGGGCTTGTATAATGTCGCAGCCTTCTAAGACGTCCTCAATAGCATGAATGTCAAGATACGGCTCGTACCTGGTTTCCATTGCTTTTAGTTCGGGGTCTGCAACAAGACTGAACATCCTTTCTCTGTATGGCTTTTCGTGCTGCTCCACTGTCATGATATTATGAATTGGCTTTACCTTTAAGAATTTCTACTTTTTCCCGTTCGCTTGCGAGAAGTTGCTCATAAAGCTTCTTGTTTTCTTCGTAGACTTCAATTAACTTGTCTATAGGATTGAATGTAGGGTTGTAATTTACAGCATTTAACATCGAAGTATCGTTAAATGTATTCGAGATGATATTCACCGCCTTTTCCTCATCAAAGTTTTTGATGGCTTCAACGGGAACTTTAAGTATAGCAGCTACTTGCGCAAGAATATCTTCTTCAATAAGCTCTTTTCCCTCCAATAACGATACTCTTTTTTGGCTCCAATCATCTCCTAACGCTAAAGCCAAGGCTTCTTGCTTTAACCCGAGCATCTCGCGAAAGCGCTTCACATTGCGTCCCTGATGAATATTTTTTGGCGAATCGGTAGCTGTCCTCATGACGAAAATGGTTGTTTAAGCAAATGTATGAAAATTTGAAGTTTCAAGTTACCAGTTTTATCGGCCTAAAGCAAGCATAAATTATACGAGTTTGCTACTTCGATAGAAAGCTGTAGAATAGGTTAGAAAGCTGTTCCTGCGGTCATTTGTCTTGCTGGCAACAATGGCGGCATCAAGACCATGACGATGTATTTAGGAAACATAGCACCGTGGGAGGCAGTACCCCAAACATCTGCGTTTTAGCGAAATTATGAATCCTTTAAAAGTCATTACCGACTTTTTCAGTTCTGGGTGGCCCAAAGATCACCGGGAGGATTTAAAGGAATGGCGTTTTTATGTATTAAATGACAAGTTTTATAAAGATCGGCATGGGCCTGGACACGTGTTATTCATTTATGATCAAACCCTTCAGTTGATCGAAGCTCTGCATTTATTACTACTCAGAAATTACGACAGGTGGCCACGCTTACAGGACGTGACCGAAGAGCAGATCGAACAGGAAAAAAAGGAATGGGTATACTTTCCAAAAAATTTGTCTGCAAAAGAACTTGCTAACCCATATAAAGCCGTGAAGAAGTGTTTCAAAAAAATAACGCCGCAGGATTATCGCGACTATCTGCACGAATGGCTGCACAGCGCCTTGTATAACAGTGCTGCTGACGAAACGCTGATCGCTGGCGAGATCATTGACGTGTATGATAATATCCGTAAACTTTATTCCGCAGCATGGCTCATTCACCAGCGCGAGACCGAAGAAACGATCACGCATAAAGGTTGGGGCAGAAACCGGAATGCGTCGGAAAAAGAAAGCATTGATGATAAATTAGCACCACTAAAAGACCTTGATCCGGTATTAAATCAAGCTGAAAAGTCAGGCATTGACGAAGTAAAGAACCTGATCGTTGAGCGTATTCCATCTGTTTGTATGATTTACCTGATGGGTACACACTCCAACCCATTTACGTATTATTTACTGATACTGATAGACGACAAGGAAAAAACGCCTGAACACGAGATTGCCAACAAAATTGAGGATAACTGTCGTCACCTGGCATCAGTATTCGCCTTTGTACATAAACTGGCCAGTGCCAAAGATGCGTTGGCAAACAATAAGCGTTTTTGGCACAACACACTCTTCAAAAGTATTAATGTTTATAAAGCTCCTGATGTTGAGCTAACAGGTGCGCATTCCATTGATAATAGTGTGTGGCTGGAAAGAGCCGGGCACGACTGGAACAGATGGGGTGTTCAAGGCAAAGAATTCATGAAAGGCGCTCTTCGCTACATTGAAGATAACAATTATTCACTGGCACTTTTCTCCCTTCATCAGGCTGCTGAAAGTAGTTTGATTGCTATTATTCGGGCGGTATTAGGTTACCGCTTATCGGTGCATAATTTGTCGAGAAAGATTAGAATAACATTGTTATTTACTGAAGAAATTAAGCGGGTTTTGCAGTTAGACACGACGGAAGGCGTTCAGCTATTCAATTTGCTGCAATCAGGATATTCGGAAGCACGATATAAAAGCCAATTTAATCCAGATGAAGAATCTGTAAAGCGCTTAAAAGATAAAGTTGAACTGCTGATAGCTAAGATTGAGCAAATTTACCAGCAGTTTATTAAAGAAAAATCCGCTCCACCAAGCACCGGCCAGTAGTAGCGGCAGGCGGCTTGAGTTTCTCAGGCCGCCCTGCTCGCTATGATATGCATTGATGTTTCCTGAGTTTAGATGGAAAAGACGCTGCCTGATCAATCTACATCACTGCACTATCAATAGATAGCTAATGTTTATCAATTAATTATCTTGTTTTATATAATCAATCTAACAATGAATTACAACGTGTCATTTGCAGAGATGAACCGGTTAGCTATGAAGATAAAAATCCGTCAACCTAAACTTTCTCTCGAAGATATGCGAAAACAAGCGTTGCGACTTGAAAGCACCCGTACCGCTAAAATAAAAAAGCAGTCACCTTCTCGTTAACAGCTAAATCGTGAATGTTATTAACGATATTGGTGTGAATAAAAATGGATTGATTATTGCAAAGGTCTATTTATTTGTACGGAATTTTTCCGTATATTTGTTTTGAAAGGCAATAATTATGGAACGAGCGATCAAAGCTGAAAAGACAAGATTCGATACCAAACTGACAACAGATCAGAAAACATTATTTGAACGGGCAGCAAAATTAGGCGGTTACCGTACGCTTACCGATTTTGTGGTATCCACTGTTCAGGAAAAAGCAAAATTTATTGTGGAACAGCACGAAGCTGTTCTGGCTACAGAAAGGGACAGGAATGTTTTTTTCGAAGCAATCATGAACCCGCCGAAACCTGGCAAACGCTTACAAGAGGCTGCTGAGCGCTACCGTGAATTAAATAATCAGTCAACGGAAGTTTAATGAGTTATCCGATTGAACCGCTGCATTCAGGACTTAACAAAAAAGAGTTTACCTGCGGCAAGGAAATGCTGGATAATTACCTGCACAAACAGGCAAGCCAGGATATCAAAAGGCGTTTAAGTACCGTGTCTGTCATGCTGGATGGTGACCGCATCATCGGCTATTATACGCTATCAAGTACCAGCATACCCTACGAACTGGTGCCGGAAAAAGTGCAAAAGAAAATGCCGCCTTCTTACCATAACCTCCCTGCTATATTATTAGGAAGGCTCGCATTGGATCAAAACTATAAAGGACAACGCCTTGGCGAATACCTTTTAATTGATGCGTTAAAGAAGTGCTACGACGTCTCTTTGACGCATGTCGGGGCAATGGCTGTGATCGTCGATCCGCTTGACGCCGATGCGGAAGCCTTTTACTTAAAATATGACTTTGTTAAACTGGACTCTGGGAAAATGTTTCTGACGATACAGACCATAGCTGCGCTGTTTACAAATTAGGATTGTCATGTGATATTCTCTGGGTAAACAGCGAGATATTATACAAGCGTATAAATTGAAAGCTCGTTGGCTGTCCCCAAGGCCAGGCTTTTCACTATATCTTTTCCATGAAAAGGATGCCGTTGCAATCCTTGACAGGCTAACTTCTCCAATGTCTATTGCTTAAAATTCCGCTCCTGCATTTTTGCTGCGCTGCAAAAGCATTCGCTTATAACGTTTGACTGGCTACGTCCTGCAGGCGCATCATTCCGGACTTCACTCGTTTACCCGCTCCGTTACCCTTCGCCGGGAAAAGCTTCGCTTGCCTGCATTCCTGCCCTTGCTGATTCGATTTAAGGGACTTCTTTTAGCTGCTATTTTCCAACGAAAACGGACAAAAGCGGCGTCAATCTCGGTCAGCCTTTACGTACGAACGCATAATGTCCTTCGCTTCGCTGCGGCCACCCTTCGGGACTTATAGTTCTCCCGCTCTGGCTTACGACCGCTTTTTTGACTT contains the following coding sequences:
- a CDS encoding GNAT family N-acetyltransferase, whose product is MSYPIEPLHSGLNKKEFTCGKEMLDNYLHKQASQDIKRRLSTVSVMLDGDRIIGYYTLSSTSIPYELVPEKVQKKMPPSYHNLPAILLGRLALDQNYKGQRLGEYLLIDALKKCYDVSLTHVGAMAVIVDPLDADAEAFYLKYDFVKLDSGKMFLTIQTIAALFTN
- a CDS encoding helix-turn-helix transcriptional regulator, translated to MRTATDSPKNIHQGRNVKRFREMLGLKQEALALALGDDWSQKRVSLLEGKELIEEDILAQVAAILKVPVEAIKNFDEEKAVNIISNTFNDTSMLNAVNYNPTFNPIDKLIEVYEENKKLYEQLLASEREKVEILKGKANS
- a CDS encoding HEPN domain-containing protein — translated: MNPLKVITDFFSSGWPKDHREDLKEWRFYVLNDKFYKDRHGPGHVLFIYDQTLQLIEALHLLLLRNYDRWPRLQDVTEEQIEQEKKEWVYFPKNLSAKELANPYKAVKKCFKKITPQDYRDYLHEWLHSALYNSAADETLIAGEIIDVYDNIRKLYSAAWLIHQRETEETITHKGWGRNRNASEKESIDDKLAPLKDLDPVLNQAEKSGIDEVKNLIVERIPSVCMIYLMGTHSNPFTYYLLILIDDKEKTPEHEIANKIEDNCRHLASVFAFVHKLASAKDALANNKRFWHNTLFKSINVYKAPDVELTGAHSIDNSVWLERAGHDWNRWGVQGKEFMKGALRYIEDNNYSLALFSLHQAAESSLIAIIRAVLGYRLSVHNLSRKIRITLLFTEEIKRVLQLDTTEGVQLFNLLQSGYSEARYKSQFNPDEESVKRLKDKVELLIAKIEQIYQQFIKEKSAPPSTGQ
- a CDS encoding DUF4138 domain-containing protein — protein: MKRLTVIFFLALIGKIAFAQDTAYVSHDKATALFFQGPVKVLGSQSSKYVITDKGNGVLTIKAVASNFKNVTLSVQDQSTKKVYSIPVAYSYGRAGRRIGYGMTLVRTLVNNRPENTEEVIAQQLASGKRADVATHEKTGGIKAWINKVSLAGNRIYLRLDLRNRSNLPYGIDFVRFYIRDRKTVDRMATHEQEIVPLYSTLRSRTAVVKDHDVTKVFAFKRFSLSEDEALFIEVYERSGNRHLYLQIRQDDLDDIKVLPVPSRAALTLAAN
- the traJ gene encoding conjugative transposon protein TraJ; its protein translation is MKKTAFLTAIIAVTGILFPLFSNAAGLADNIQGLQGTLNNVYNDMLPMCSGLIGVGRAIAGFGALWYIGSRVWRQIAAAEPIDFYPLMRPFALGLAILLFPTVIAIINGIMQPTVNATGGMVQNSDAAIAALLKAKQEAVEKTDTWQMYVGPDGDGDRDKWYKYTHPEDKDGSGEGVLASVGNDMKFAMAKASYNFRNTVKQWMSEVLQVLYEAAALCINTIRTFYLIILAILGPIVFGLAVFDGFQSTLTVWLAKYINVFLWLPVANIFGAIIGKVQENMLKLDISQVQSAGDTFFSSTDTAYLIFLIIGIIGYFTVPSVANYIVNAGSGHGLLQKVNALVITSSNATVAAGSQVGERMVNGAINLSNAPGDFMSGWNNAGQENKSQPANHQAARINGN
- the traM gene encoding conjugative transposon protein TraM codes for the protein MEATLKQGNLPAHAPEFLKERKFLMMIPVLIFPFLTMAFWALGGGRNSSHMTGEQTAVKGLNTTLPQAKFKNGSDQDKMGVYQTSAKNSDSSAAGSVSQNFVSSMGFAEQQASQGELQNTSSLPGELAANDPNEAKIQAKLAQINTQLNQSSSPVQTGGYEPQPNSGAAVKRLQMMMASMNSGSAEDPEMKQLSRMLQQINDIQNPGNSDNVLRARSLKNRNRVYAVTAVSDDSDEYGEGPNVRYASNKTAQGENAEGNTIQAVIHEDQTLVSGAVVKLRLLDGIYVKGKMIPKGSFVYGTCALNNERLEIKIASIRYLNNILPVALTVYDLDGLEGLYVPGSISRDAAKNGMGNAVSSMQLMTMDQSLGAQAAGAGIEAAKGLFGKKVKQIKVKVKAGYEVLLKDNNDRDN
- the traK gene encoding conjugative transposon protein TraK — translated: MFTHLKNIETAFRHVKLFSYFLIAACTIISCFALYKSYQAADLASRHIYILANGKALEAFAADRKDNIPVEARDHIKMFHHYFFTLDPDEKVINANIGKALYLADESAKNQYNDLKEKSYYNNLISGNISQQVVVDSIQLDIDKYPYYFKCFATQKLIRATSTINRSLVTQGYLRNVARSDNNPHGFLIQHWETLANRDTTLQHQ
- a CDS encoding type II toxin-antitoxin system TacA family antitoxin — its product is MERAIKAEKTRFDTKLTTDQKTLFERAAKLGGYRTLTDFVVSTVQEKAKFIVEQHEAVLATERDRNVFFEAIMNPPKPGKRLQEAAERYRELNNQSTEV